Proteins from a single region of Carassius gibelio isolate Cgi1373 ecotype wild population from Czech Republic chromosome B15, carGib1.2-hapl.c, whole genome shotgun sequence:
- the mfrp gene encoding membrane frizzled-related protein, which translates to MVSQDAKMMDPDLSTESPDAYENVFCNPVFQFDEENEESKGHLKIEIYLEPAKAPAAGSGVVRDCVMTVRGQLAGHGAVIVSAGVLLTAAVLCLILLLVLRHNTGEIFPLDSRFGDRSSQNLSLSPTSPLPMNTTTLSPPGKKPTFFTSCGGELTDSWGTLSSPNHPGPYPPDSHCVWVIRVSPPLLLQIHVSSLALEGPSPCLFDWLEVREETEKTSVVTRFCGSVTPPTLNTNSSTVLVSFHSDGSISGNGFTVQYHSVLPGQKSCSREEFMCDGGRCLLPVSVCDGQPNCQDRSDEANCSQKHKECGGKITGEYGSLSSPNHPKPYPHKQLCSWQISVEDGQVIRLSFQNFSLETQDVCEFDYVEVYDGADTDANTLLGRFCGPALPPDLTSSGPVMTVLFVADEGVADSGFYASFMAISLSERTCGPAEFACGSGECLHQDWLCDGWSDCADAADEHHCINSTYPPFTSSCEPIQVEMCRGLSYNLTSFPNIWLSISDQREAASILHKYRVLMEFGCFESFRRLVCGLFVPHCSAQSGVLQPCRSVCSSAEQQCSQTLTLLSLTWPFSCHLLPASHDPTDCSLP; encoded by the exons ATGGTTTCGCAAGACGCAAAGATGATGGACCCTGACCTTTCAACTGAGAGCCCAGATGCATATgag AATGTTTTCTGCAACCCAGTCTTCCAGTTTGATGAAGAAAATGAGGAAAGCAAAGGACATTTAAAAATAGAGATCTACCTTGAGCCTGCAAAAGCACCAGCTGCAG GCTCCGGTGTGGTCAGGGACTGTGTGATGACTGTAAGAGGTCAGCTGGCTGGTCATGGAGCAGTAATCGTGTCGGCCGGTGTGCTGTTGACCGCAGCTGTGCTTTGCCTCATTCTGCTCCTCGTTCTCAGAC aTAATACAGGAGAGATCTTCCCTTTAGACTCTCGGTTTGGAGACAGATCTTCACAGAATCTTTCTCTGAGTCCCACTTCCCCTCTTCCCATGAACACTACCACACTCTCACCGCCCGGAAAAAAGCCCACCTTCTTTACAA GCTGTGGCGGCGAGCTGACAGACTCCTGGGGGACGCTCAGCTCTCCCAATCACCCCGGCCCGTATCCTCCAGACTCTCACTGTGTGTGGGTGATCAGGGTGTCTCCACCGCTCCTCCTGCAGATACACGTGTCTTCTCTGGCCCTCGAGGGACCCTCTCCTTGCTTGTTTGACTGGCTAGAAGTCAGAGAAGAGACAGAGAAGACATCTGTTGTCACAAG ATTCTGTGGCAGCGTCACTCCACCTACACTGAACACAAACAGCAGCACTGTGCTGGTGTCCTTTCATTCTGATGGGAGTATCAGCGGCAATGGCTTCACTGTACAGTATCATTCTGTGTTACCGGGACAGA AAAGCTGTTCCAGAGAAGAGTTCATGTGTGATGGTGGTCGTTGTTTGCTACCCGTTTCTGTTTGTGATGGCCAGCCAAACTGTCAGGACAGGTCAGATGAAGCCAACTGCAGCCAGAAACACAAGG AGTGTGGAggaaaaataacaggagagtatGGATCGTTGTCCAGTCCAAACCATCCAAAGCCTTACCCACATAAACAG CTGTGTTCCTGGCAAATCTCTGTGGAAGATGGACAAGTGATAAGACTGAGTTTTCAGAACTTTAGTCTGGAAACACAGGATGTGTGTGAGTTTGACTATGTGGAGGTGTATGACGGCGCAGACACAGATGCAAACACTCTGCTGGGCAG ATTTTGTGGTCCAGCTCTGCCTCCTGATCTCACCTCCTCTGGTCCTGTGATGACCGTGCTGTTTGTGGCAGATGAAGGTGTTGCAGACAGTGGCTTTTATGCATCGTTTATGGCCATATCTCTTTCAGAAA GAACATGCGGTCCAGCAGAGTTTGCGTGCGGCTCCGGGGAATGTCTGCACCAGGACTGGCTGTGTGATGGATGGAGCGACTGCGCAGACGCTGCAGACGAGCACCACTGCATTAACTCCACCTATCCTCCTTTCA cttCATCTTGTGAACCCATCCAGGTTGAAATGTGCAGAGGTCTGAGCTATAATCTCACGTCCTTTCCAAACATCTGGCTGTCTATTTCTGACCAGAGAGAAGCTGCTTCTATTCTGCACAAGTACAGG GTGCTGATGGAGTTTGGCTGTTTCGAGTCCTTCCGTCGGCTGGTGTGCGGGCTGTTTGTTCCTCACTGCAGCGCTCAGAGTGGAGTCCTGCAGCCGTGTCGGTCCGTCTGCTCCAGCGCTGAGCAGCAGTGCAGTCAAACCCTGACCCTGCTCAGTCTGACCTGGCCCTTCAGCTGCCACCTGCTGCCCGCCTCACACGACCCCACCGACTGCTCCCTGCCATAG
- the LOC127972346 gene encoding transmembrane 4 L6 family member 1 isoform X1, with amino-acid sequence MCTGKCAKCTADLLFPLGLLAVVGNILLFFPNGEVWRTEEITEKIWFFPGVIGAGLLAFLPASIMRAAGREGSCCANRCGMMLSMLMSVLGVAGALYCMIISAVGLQDGPLCDTGDGIFIYPFFNSTTEESYLSNQTSWTVCVRPQNVVMWNVVLFSILLSIGTLEAVLLLAQIVNGLIGCLCGTCMNENQQTRME; translated from the exons ATGTGTACGGGTAAATGTGCTAAATGCACCGCAGACCTTCTCTTCCCGCTCGGTCTCTTAGCCGTGGTCGGGAACATCCTGCTGTTTTTTCCCAACGGTGAGGTGTGGAGGACCGAGGAGATCACAGAGAAGATCTGGTTCTTCCCCGGGGTGATCGGAGCAGGACTGCTG GCGTTTCTGCCGGCGTCCATCATGAGGGCCGCAGGACGGGAGGGCAGCTGCTGCGCAAACAGATGCGGG atgATGCTGTCCATGCTGATGTCTGTGTTGGGTGTTGCTGGAGCTCTGTACTGTATGATCATCTCTGCCGTCGGTCTGCAGGATGGCCCTCTGTGTGACACAGGAGACGGGATCTTCATCTATCCCTTCTTCAACAGCACTACAGA AGAGAGTTATCTGTCTAACCAGACGTCGTGGACGGTGTGTGTGCGGCCGCAGAATGTGGTCATGTGGAACGTGGTCCTGTTTTCCATTCTCTTGAGCATCGGGACTCTGGAGGCTGTGCTTCTGCTGGCACAGATAGTGAATGGACTGATCGGGTGTCTCTGTGGGACCTGCATGAACGAGAACCAG CAGACACGGATGGAATGA
- the LOC127972346 gene encoding transmembrane 4 L6 family member 1 isoform X2, giving the protein MCTGKCAKCTADLLFPLGLLAVVGNILLFFPNGEVWRTEEITEKIWFFPGVIGAGLLAFLPASIMRAAGREGSCCANRCGMMLSMLMSVLGVAGALYCMIISAVGLQDGPLCDTGDGIFIYPFFNSTTEESYLSNQTSWTVCVRPQNVVMWNVVLFSILLSIGTLEAVLLLAQIVNGLIGCLCGTCMNENQTRME; this is encoded by the exons ATGTGTACGGGTAAATGTGCTAAATGCACCGCAGACCTTCTCTTCCCGCTCGGTCTCTTAGCCGTGGTCGGGAACATCCTGCTGTTTTTTCCCAACGGTGAGGTGTGGAGGACCGAGGAGATCACAGAGAAGATCTGGTTCTTCCCCGGGGTGATCGGAGCAGGACTGCTG GCGTTTCTGCCGGCGTCCATCATGAGGGCCGCAGGACGGGAGGGCAGCTGCTGCGCAAACAGATGCGGG atgATGCTGTCCATGCTGATGTCTGTGTTGGGTGTTGCTGGAGCTCTGTACTGTATGATCATCTCTGCCGTCGGTCTGCAGGATGGCCCTCTGTGTGACACAGGAGACGGGATCTTCATCTATCCCTTCTTCAACAGCACTACAGA AGAGAGTTATCTGTCTAACCAGACGTCGTGGACGGTGTGTGTGCGGCCGCAGAATGTGGTCATGTGGAACGTGGTCCTGTTTTCCATTCTCTTGAGCATCGGGACTCTGGAGGCTGTGCTTCTGCTGGCACAGATAGTGAATGGACTGATCGGGTGTCTCTGTGGGACCTGCATGAACGAGAACCAG ACACGGATGGAATGA